In Methanobacterium sp., the DNA window TAAAGTAGTATTACTATTGTTTGGTTCTGGGAAAGTAGTATGTACTGGTGCAAAAAGCTTTGATGATGCCCAGCTTGGTGTTGAAAAAACGAAAGAAAGATTAGAAGAATTGGATTTAATCTAAATCCTTCAATTAGATTTAATATCGGTGATCTTTTGATTAAACTTATAGCCTTTGATCTTGATAATGTATTGATAGACGGTGAAGCCATTGACGAAATTGGCAAACTAGTTGGAATAGAAGACAAAATAGCAGAAATTACAAAAAAAGCCATGGAAGGAGAATTGGATTTCGAAACAGCCCTTAAAGAAAGAGTAACTTTACTTAAGGGTGCTTCAGTGGACGATATTAAAAATGTAATTGATGATATTCCCCTTATGGAAGGGGCCAAAGAAACAGTTGGGGAGCTTAAAAAGAGAGGATATAGGATTGCAACTATAAGCGGTAGTTTTGAATTTATTGCCAACCGCATGAAAAATGAATTAGATCTTGATTATACATTTGCAAATGTTTTACACGAAGAAGACGGTTTTTTAACCGGAGAAGTAACTGGACCTCTTGTAGGTGGTTCAAAAGCAGATGTTTTAAAAGAAATAATGAAAACAGAAAATTTATCTGCAGATGAATGCGCAGCAGTTGGCGATGGAGCAAATGATATTTCCATGCTTGAACTGGCTAAATTAGGTATAGCTTTCAATGCAAAGCCCGTTTTAAGAGAAATTGCAGATGTAATAATTGAAAAAAGAGATTTAAGAGAATTATTAGAATTATTTGAAGTAAATAATAAAGATGTAGATAATAAAGAGGTTTCTAAATTGCCTGAAGAAGATAACTTTGACGAACTCCTAGCTGAAAAAAGAACACTTGAAAAGAAACTCAGTGATCTTACAAAAGAACGTGATAAATTAAATGACGATGCAAAATCACAAAGAGAAATAAGAGACGAACTTAATGCAAGTATAAAGGATAATCTGAATACTGCTATTAAATACAGGGATAAACGTGACAAAATTAATGTCGAAGTTAAAAAATATAAAAAACTTCGAGATGAAACCAATGAAAAGCTTAAAAGTGTGGAATGGGCATCTGGAAAGAGAGATATAATAAATATCGAAAATGAAATCAAAAAACTTGAAAAAACCATAGAAACCAGAGTACTGGACATAAGGAAAGAAAATGAATTGGTTAAAAAAGTTACTGATTTAAGTAAAAAACTTCAGGATATGCATCAAGATGAAAAAATTCAAAAAGAAGCAATAGAGCTTAAAGAATTATCAGAATCATATCATGCTAAAGTTGTGGAGTTTTCAGATGAGGCTCAATCTACACACGAAAAAATGATTGAATACTTCCATAAAATAGACGAAATAAGAAATAAGGCTGATGAGGCTCATAATACGTTTATGGAAATAAGGAATAATGCATCTGGCAAACATGATGAAGTAAAGGAAGTTTTAGGCCATATACGTAAAATAAACAAGAAATTAGATAAAGTTAGGTCTAAAAAACGAAATATTGAAACTGAAGCAAGCAATAAAAAGAATGCTAAAGAAAAAGAGCATGCAGAAGACATATATCAGAAATTTAAAGATGGTAAAAAGTTAAACACAGATGAACTGTTGCTTCTTCAAAAACATAATGTTATTTAATTCATAATTTGAATTAAAAAGCATTAATATTCTCTTTTTTTTAAATAAACTATTGATTTTATTTTCTTTTTAAATTAATATTTAATAAGTATACTAATTCAAAATACATGTTGTGGTTGTTTAATCAACTTTTATTTAAAGATGATAAGAGATCCATTGTAACTGTTTCTGCAGATTTATCATTTAATTTTTTAAATAGTTCAATGGCCTTTCTAAAGTTTGAACTTACTTTTGCCATATCTCCAAGCACAAAATCCACTGTTCCAATTAAAACCAGAGAAATAGCTTCTCCTTTCTCATCTCCTAACATGTCAAAAATTTTATATGCATTATCAAAATATTTAAGTGCTGCACTAGTTTTTTCATTTTTAAGGGAAACATCTCCCATTATAAGCAATGATATAGCTTCTCCTTTCATATCGCCTATGTCACGGGACGTGTTGAAGATTTCCTGCAGTTCTTCCATTGGATCTTTGGCTTTAATATATATTTCATAAGCACGTGCTGATTCAAGCAATTTTATGACATTATCTATTTTATTTCCAATTTCTACAAAATCTGGGCTGTAATCTTCTTCAGCTGAAATTTCAGAGGGAAAGTCATCTTCTTCATATTTATCTTTTTCGGATTTTGCAGAGTCCATAGCATCTTGAATATCCTCTACTTCCCTTATTTTTTCTAACATATCTGCTTTGAGGGATGATCTAATAGAAGTATATGCTTTATATGCATCATTATAATATTTTAGAGCTGTATGGGTTTCACGCGTGCTGAGGTACGTATCTCCGATTAAATCTAATACAAAAGCTTCTGCTTCGCCATTTTCAAGTTCCCGATATATTTCAAGTGATTTATTTAGATTTTCAATAGCATAATCAAAATCTTCTTCTTCATTGTATAACATTCCCAGATTCATAAAGGTTTCAGCTTCAGTTTCCTTGCATAACTGGATTTTTTCCATGTAATGCTCAACAGAATGTTCTTTTTTCTTTAAAATATCAAATATTCCTATAAAAAGAAGATATTTCAGGTTCTTCGCCTCCTATTTCATGGATTTTCTAAATATGTGGTGCATACGCCTTTTGGTTGGCTTGGTGGGTCTGCTTTAAGTGTATATGCATAATCTACACCTGTTGCATTCTCAAGCATGGTGGCAAGGATGATGGATCTTAAGCATACTTGGGGCATAATATTGTTATTAACAAGTTCTTTGCATGCGTTGGCACCGCAACCGGTTATTGCAATTGAAAAGGTGTTTTTATCTTTTTGAACAGTTATATCGCCTTTTTTTATAAAATCCATATCTTCTAAACATTTTACAATACTTTCTAAAGTATCTAATTTGTTTTCTCCATCGAAATCTATCTCGCACATTTTTTTTAGATGTTTAAGTATGAATTCTGTTGCATTCCACCCTATTCTTTTAGTGTAAGCTATATTATTTCCAAGTAACTCCTCACGGGTCTTTTCTATGCTGTAAATCCAACTGTTCATTAGAAGATAAAATAGTTCTGTTCTTTCAAATTTATTTTCACTCATTTAACTCCTCTCCAATAATTATGCCGCTATCAGTGATTTCATAATGAGCTTTCTTTTTCTTTATTCCAATCATAGATTCTATTGTTATAAATTCTCCGTCGAGTCGTATAATATTGTCCACATTTTCTTTAATCATCTCTTCGGTTTCAGGAGTGGCTACTCCTTCTGTATACATTATAACTGATGTACCTCCTGCATCTTTTATACGTTTTATATAAGCTTTTAAAATCCGAATTACAAGTCTATCAGGATTAAATGCAAATGAAGTTGTAAGTGAATCAAAAATTGATCTAAATTTAGGGGACTTTGAAAATACGAATCTGGTTCCTACTCCAACTTTAACCATTAAATCTGTGGGGTTATTGAGTGAAGATAATTTATAAGTATTAGTATCAGAAATTTTACCTCTTGATAGCTTAGATAATGCATCTACTACGTATAATGTTTCTTTTTGCACGTACTGTTGTAAAAATAGATTTAAATTCACGCCATTTTGATCTAATTGGCTTAAACCGTAATCTGTGAGTAGGTATAGGCATGGTTCATCTTTTTGTAGTCCACGGTACATGAATTGGTAGCAGAATATGGATTTACCTGTTTTTGGTGGTCCGTAGATGAGTGTGGCAGTGCTTTCTGGAATTCCACCTTCATCTGTCTTTTTATCCCAGGCTAATTCATCAAATCCGGGAATCCCTGACTCAAGACGAGGAATTTCATCATCGCCTTTAAATGATACTTTCACTAAATCTCCCTCTCTTTAATGTTAATACCTTCATCAGTAATTTCATAAGGAGCTTTTCTTTTCCCACAACCAACCATGGCTTCAATGCTAACATTTTCTCCATCAAATCTGATAATATTATCTACAAGAGCCTTTAGCATGGTTTCAATTTGTGGATCGGCTGATCCTTCTGTATATGTAATTATCAGCGTTCCGCCGGCTTCTTTTACACGTAGTATGTAAGCTTTTAGAACTCTTATAACCAGCATATCGTCATTGAACGCTAATAATGTGGTCATTGAATCCAGTAAAGATCTAAATAGAGAATATTTCTTAAATAAAAACTGTGTACCTGTTTTTAATTTAATCATTATTTCAGTGGGATTATTCACAGAAGAAGTTTTATAAGTTTCAGTTTCACTTATAGCAGTTTCTGAAATGCCTGAAGCAGTATCGATTATGTATAACATTTCGTTTTGAATATATTCATCTAAATTAAAATTAAAATGCTTTGCATTTTGATCTAATTGGTTTAAACCGTAATCTGTGAGTAGGTATAGGCATGGTTCATCTTTTTGTAGTCCACGGTACATGAATTGGTAGCAGAATATGGATTTACCTGTTTTTGGTGGTCCGTAGATGAGAGTGGTGGTATTTTCAGGTAATCCTCCAATTCCTGTTTTTTGGTCACTGGTTAATTCATCAAATCCAGGGATTCCAGACTCAAGACGAACTATCATTTAATCACCATATAATAATCTTAAAAGGGCATCTAGTGCATCATTAACTCCTTTTTTCTCAGGTATAACTGCAGGAATTATGGGTATGTGTTCACCTAATTTCATTCTTTCCCTAATTTCTTCGGGGGATAAAGCACCTTCGAGGTCTTGTTTATTTGCTATAACTACTTTGGGAATTGCTTCGGCTCTACATTTGCTTATCATTTCTTTTGCTCTTGCAAATGTTTGTGGAGCAGTGGAATCTACTACAATAAAGGCCCCAACAGCTTCTTTTGATAAAACATCAAGTATCAAATCAAAACGTTCCTGACCCGGTGTTCCAAAAATATC includes these proteins:
- the serB gene encoding phosphoserine phosphatase SerB, yielding MIKLIAFDLDNVLIDGEAIDEIGKLVGIEDKIAEITKKAMEGELDFETALKERVTLLKGASVDDIKNVIDDIPLMEGAKETVGELKKRGYRIATISGSFEFIANRMKNELDLDYTFANVLHEEDGFLTGEVTGPLVGGSKADVLKEIMKTENLSADECAAVGDGANDISMLELAKLGIAFNAKPVLREIADVIIEKRDLRELLELFEVNNKDVDNKEVSKLPEEDNFDELLAEKRTLEKKLSDLTKERDKLNDDAKSQREIRDELNASIKDNLNTAIKYRDKRDKINVEVKKYKKLRDETNEKLKSVEWASGKRDIINIENEIKKLEKTIETRVLDIRKENELVKKVTDLSKKLQDMHQDEKIQKEAIELKELSESYHAKVVEFSDEAQSTHEKMIEYFHKIDEIRNKADEAHNTFMEIRNNASGKHDEVKEVLGHIRKINKKLDKVRSKKRNIETEASNKKNAKEKEHAEDIYQKFKDGKKLNTDELLLLQKHNVI
- a CDS encoding ATPase, encoding MIVRLESGIPGFDELTSDQKTGIGGLPENTTTLIYGPPKTGKSIFCYQFMYRGLQKDEPCLYLLTDYGLNQLDQNAKHFNFNLDEYIQNEMLYIIDTASGISETAISETETYKTSSVNNPTEIMIKLKTGTQFLFKKYSLFRSLLDSMTTLLAFNDDMLVIRVLKAYILRVKEAGGTLIITYTEGSADPQIETMLKALVDNIIRFDGENVSIEAMVGCGKRKAPYEITDEGINIKEREI
- a CDS encoding recombinase RecA; protein product: MPRLESGIPGFDELAWDKKTDEGGIPESTATLIYGPPKTGKSIFCYQFMYRGLQKDEPCLYLLTDYGLSQLDQNGVNLNLFLQQYVQKETLYVVDALSKLSRGKISDTNTYKLSSLNNPTDLMVKVGVGTRFVFSKSPKFRSIFDSLTTSFAFNPDRLVIRILKAYIKRIKDAGGTSVIMYTEGVATPETEEMIKENVDNIIRLDGEFITIESMIGIKKKKAHYEITDSGIIIGEELNE
- a CDS encoding tetratricopeptide repeat protein; the protein is MEKIQLCKETEAETFMNLGMLYNEEEDFDYAIENLNKSLEIYRELENGEAEAFVLDLIGDTYLSTRETHTALKYYNDAYKAYTSIRSSLKADMLEKIREVEDIQDAMDSAKSEKDKYEEDDFPSEISAEEDYSPDFVEIGNKIDNVIKLLESARAYEIYIKAKDPMEELQEIFNTSRDIGDMKGEAISLLIMGDVSLKNEKTSAALKYFDNAYKIFDMLGDEKGEAISLVLIGTVDFVLGDMAKVSSNFRKAIELFKKLNDKSAETVTMDLLSSLNKS